A region from the Anaerolineae bacterium genome encodes:
- a CDS encoding amidohydrolase family protein produces MIIDFHTHIFPKEIRENREKYFPSEPGFELLYGRHGSKLVGAGELIDSMDSHGVDRSVIFGFPWKNSDTFKKHNDYIIKSTKRYPGRLTGFCCIDIFSREAVAEIMRCCESGLSGVGELALYESGIDEESINRLEPVMGICLDKNLPVLIHTNEPVGHQYPGKTPNTFRQIYRLITKFPENKIVLAHWGGGIFFFNLLKKEVKKSFNNIYFDTAASPFLYDAKIYRIAINILGQDRIIFGSDFPLLTPAKYFKEFDQAGLTKSEIDSICGKNTARLLGL; encoded by the coding sequence ATGATTATAGATTTTCATACACACATTTTCCCAAAAGAGATACGTGAAAACAGGGAAAAATATTTTCCGTCCGAACCTGGTTTCGAGCTTTTGTATGGCAGGCATGGATCAAAACTGGTAGGAGCCGGTGAACTAATTGATTCCATGGACAGCCATGGGGTGGACAGGTCTGTAATCTTCGGGTTTCCCTGGAAAAATTCAGACACATTTAAAAAGCATAATGATTATATAATTAAATCAACTAAAAGATACCCCGGCCGTCTTACAGGTTTCTGCTGTATTGATATATTCAGCAGGGAAGCTGTCGCCGAAATTATGCGGTGCTGTGAAAGCGGGCTTTCGGGCGTAGGAGAGCTTGCCCTTTATGAATCCGGCATTGATGAAGAATCCATAAACAGGCTGGAACCTGTAATGGGAATCTGCCTTGATAAAAACCTTCCTGTTTTGATTCATACAAATGAGCCTGTAGGCCATCAATATCCCGGCAAAACTCCAAACACTTTCAGGCAGATTTACAGACTGATAACAAAGTTTCCGGAAAACAAGATTGTTTTAGCCCACTGGGGCGGAGGCATATTCTTTTTTAATCTTCTTAAAAAAGAAGTAAAAAAGAGCTTTAACAACATATATTTTGACACAGCAGCATCCCCTTTTCTTTATGATGCAAAGATATACAGAATTGCAATTAATATCCTGGGACAAGACAGGATTATCTTTGGAAGCGACTTTCCGCTTTTAACACCTGCAAAATATTTCAAGGAGTTTGATCAAGCCGGACTTACAAAAAGCGAAATCGACTCTATTTGCGGGAAAAACACGGCAAGGTTGCTTGGTTTATAA
- a CDS encoding inorganic phosphate transporter: MFSLLGGVFLGWSLGSNDASNVFGAAVSSRMIKFWTAVVVASVFVVTGAIVGGQPGIETLKGLTSIRLDQAVISSVAAALTVTIMTVLGLPVSASQAVVGAIMGIGILNNQINLGGLGKVVACWVGTPTGAMIISIPLYYVMAAIYNKLNLSVFRSDSLLRIGLIAAGSYGAYALGANSAANVTAVFVGAGLITVSLATIIGGTSIALGILTNSRSVMETVGKKLVKLDPFSAFVVALAQAITVHVYTLIGVPVSTSQAVVGAVIGIGIVKGAQTVKKKTLRNILLAWVLTPVVSCFIALIIDFAYNLHYIPPQ; the protein is encoded by the coding sequence ATGTTTTCTCTTTTAGGCGGAGTTTTTTTAGGATGGTCCCTTGGAAGCAACGACGCGTCTAATGTGTTCGGCGCCGCGGTTTCCTCCAGAATGATAAAGTTCTGGACAGCAGTTGTTGTTGCGTCGGTTTTTGTCGTGACAGGGGCGATTGTCGGAGGACAGCCGGGTATAGAAACTCTCAAGGGGCTGACCAGTATCAGGCTTGATCAGGCCGTGATTTCCTCTGTGGCGGCGGCTTTGACCGTAACCATAATGACGGTTCTGGGGCTGCCTGTCTCAGCATCACAAGCGGTTGTCGGAGCGATCATGGGAATCGGAATCCTGAATAACCAGATTAATTTAGGGGGCCTCGGGAAGGTAGTGGCATGCTGGGTCGGAACTCCCACAGGCGCAATGATTATATCCATCCCTCTCTACTATGTGATGGCGGCAATATATAATAAACTTAACCTGAGTGTCTTCAGGTCGGACAGCCTGCTTCGCATCGGCCTGATTGCTGCCGGGTCATATGGGGCCTATGCCCTTGGAGCAAATAGTGCCGCCAATGTAACAGCGGTTTTTGTTGGTGCCGGACTTATAACAGTATCCCTTGCCACCATTATCGGTGGGACCAGCATTGCCCTTGGTATTCTAACAAACAGCAGGTCGGTTATGGAGACGGTCGGCAAAAAACTTGTGAAGCTTGATCCGTTCTCGGCTTTTGTAGTAGCCTTGGCCCAGGCCATTACCGTGCATGTCTATACCCTAATCGGTGTTCCTGTCTCAACCTCCCAGGCTGTGGTCGGAGCTGTAATCGGCATCGGTATTGTAAAGGGCGCTCAAACGGTCAAAAAGAAAACCCTGCGAAATATTCTCCTGGCCTGGGTTTTAACGCCGGTTGTATCCTGCTTTATTGCTCTAATTATCGATTTTGCATATAATTTACATTACATTCCGCCTCAATAA
- a CDS encoding DUF47 family protein → MFNFLFKKENRVEVLIFEYMDTLKLTQESFLNAINSCLEDQKCDEFEFLITQTHKYESKADDIRDEINNMMYSKALIPDSRGDIMRLIESIDLIPHLFERVLFVMQTEKLSIPEFIALDVKDLIRISLECCDLLSRQLALHLKQKHGIRAILGTIDTNESHCDHIERRIISKIFDSDLDPFLKLQLKELIVIMGEISDQADRVSKRINIINMKRRV, encoded by the coding sequence ATGTTTAATTTTCTTTTCAAAAAAGAGAACCGTGTTGAAGTATTAATTTTTGAATACATGGACACATTGAAACTTACCCAGGAAAGCTTTTTAAATGCAATAAATAGCTGCCTTGAAGACCAAAAGTGTGATGAGTTTGAGTTTCTTATCACTCAGACCCACAAGTACGAGTCCAAAGCAGACGATATCCGTGACGAGATAAACAATATGATGTACAGCAAGGCGCTGATTCCTGATTCGCGCGGAGATATAATGCGGCTTATTGAGTCAATAGATCTGATCCCGCATCTTTTTGAACGTGTTCTGTTTGTTATGCAAACTGAAAAACTAAGCATACCCGAGTTCATTGCCTTAGATGTCAAGGACCTCATACGCATCAGTCTTGAATGCTGTGATCTTTTATCCAGGCAGTTAGCTCTTCATTTGAAGCAAAAGCATGGAATACGCGCCATCCTCGGCACTATTGACACAAACGAAAGCCACTGCGACCATATTGAACGGCGTATTATCAGTAAAATTTTTGATTCAGATCTGGATCCGTTCCTTAAACTCCAGCTAAAGGAACTAATCGTAATTATGGGGGAAATTTCAGATCAGGCAGACCGGGTGTCCAAGCGGATTAATATTATCAATATGAAGAGGCGGGTATAA
- a CDS encoding pyruvate kinase alpha/beta domain-containing protein, with product MYFDKAGKVNTNKTLELAYERGKELGLDEVVLASSEGDTAYKALEIFQGFRIVVVTYHCGFKAPFKKVMPDKVCEDLKKHGATIVSATHALSGVERSIAKKYGGSYPVLLIADTLRLFGQGTKVAVEVSIMAADAGTLTGNDIVSIGGTSGGADAALIIKPANQSNLFDMCIREIICKPRSF from the coding sequence ATGTATTTTGATAAAGCAGGAAAGGTTAATACAAACAAGACTCTGGAGCTGGCATATGAAAGGGGAAAAGAATTAGGTTTAGACGAGGTTGTGCTGGCTTCCTCCGAAGGGGATACAGCCTATAAGGCGCTGGAAATATTTCAGGGTTTCCGGATTGTTGTGGTGACATACCACTGCGGCTTTAAAGCGCCTTTTAAAAAGGTGATGCCTGATAAAGTTTGCGAAGATTTAAAAAAACATGGAGCGACAATTGTTTCGGCAACCCATGCCCTGTCAGGCGTTGAACGATCCATCGCGAAAAAATACGGGGGAAGCTATCCCGTGCTCCTTATTGCCGATACTTTAAGGCTTTTTGGCCAGGGCACAAAGGTCGCTGTGGAGGTGTCGATTATGGCGGCTGACGCCGGAACTCTTACAGGAAACGATATTGTTTCCATTGGAGGGACATCAGGTGGAGCAGATGCAGCTCTTATAATCAAACCCGCAAACCAGTCTAATCTTTTCGATATGTGCATCAGGGAGATTATCTGCAAGCCAAGATCGTTTTGA
- a CDS encoding selenium metabolism-associated LysR family transcriptional regulator — translation MKQKSIKKTSIDFDLRQLEIFCKVVELKSFSKAAEAVFLAQASVSERIASLESMVGVKLLDRLGRQVVPTMAGKLLYRHANELLDMKTRACLDMENFLGIKKGDVHIGASTIPGEYILPKSIGLFNKKYPSISVVMTIADTDEIERRILNGDFELGVVGSKSSNRELIFKELWNDELVLAVPRDHCWAQKKQIDIKELSDEPFILREVGSGTLRIIEEYLGSSASKIIDSLHVVARLGSSTAVKEGIKAGLGVSIISSRAIETELETGSLKAVHIKGISILRKFYLIMDKRRTVSPICRAMLDFLMDACRET, via the coding sequence ATGAAACAGAAATCCATTAAAAAAACGTCGATAGATTTCGACCTCCGGCAGTTGGAGATTTTTTGCAAAGTGGTTGAATTAAAAAGTTTTTCAAAAGCAGCCGAAGCTGTTTTTCTGGCCCAGGCCTCTGTCAGCGAGAGAATCGCCTCCCTGGAAAGCATGGTCGGGGTAAAACTGCTTGATAGATTGGGCCGGCAGGTTGTTCCGACCATGGCAGGCAAACTTCTTTATAGGCACGCAAATGAGCTGCTGGACATGAAAACAAGAGCCTGTCTTGATATGGAAAACTTTCTTGGCATTAAAAAAGGGGATGTGCATATAGGGGCGAGCACAATACCCGGCGAATACATCCTTCCAAAATCTATCGGACTTTTTAATAAAAAATACCCATCAATATCGGTTGTAATGACCATTGCAGATACAGATGAAATCGAGCGTCGCATTCTTAATGGAGATTTTGAGCTCGGTGTGGTCGGATCAAAGAGTTCGAACAGGGAACTTATATTCAAGGAGTTGTGGAACGACGAACTGGTTTTAGCTGTACCCCGGGATCACTGCTGGGCCCAAAAGAAACAGATAGATATTAAAGAGCTTTCTGACGAGCCGTTTATATTAAGAGAGGTCGGTTCAGGAACCCTGAGGATAATAGAAGAGTATCTTGGCTCCTCTGCATCAAAGATTATTGATTCACTCCATGTTGTTGCCCGGCTTGGATCTTCTACAGCGGTCAAAGAAGGCATTAAGGCGGGTCTCGGTGTGTCTATTATATCTTCAAGAGCTATTGAGACCGAGCTTGAAACAGGATCGCTTAAGGCCGTACATATAAAAGGGATTTCCATATTGCGAAAATTTTATCTGATCATGGATAAAAGGAGAACCGTTTCTCCAATATGCCGTGCCATGCTTGATTTTTTAATGGATGCTTGCAGAGAGACCTGA
- a CDS encoding cold-shock protein encodes MTNGIVKWFSDKKGYGFIEQEDGPDVFVHHSGIDSEGFKTLNDGDKVTFDIEQGQKGPAAVNVKVV; translated from the coding sequence ATGACTAATGGAATTGTAAAATGGTTTAGCGATAAAAAAGGTTATGGCTTCATCGAGCAGGAAGATGGTCCGGATGTATTTGTTCATCATTCAGGAATCGATAGCGAAGGCTTTAAAACTCTTAATGACGGCGACAAGGTTACATTTGACATAGAACAGGGGCAAAAAGGTCCCGCAGCAGTAAACGTTAAGGTAGTCTAA
- the yedE gene encoding YedE family putative selenium transporter, which translates to MKKNIFATRWGIISVGAFIGVLAALLQKLGNPGNMGVCVACFGRDIAGAIGFHQAGVVQYMRPEIIGFVLGSLLAAYIFKEFRARAGSAPIARFVLGVFAMIGALVFLGCPWRAMLRLAAGDGNAIFGLLGLIGGIWTGTLFLKGGYNLGRVQKTYTSVGWLLPLTMLGFLILMLMFPQIKGEAKSGILFYSVKGPGAMHAFLPVSLATGLAIGFLAQRSRFCTMGAFRDLILFRQAHLLSGVIALVASAFIANLLLQQFHPGFVKQPVAHTMQIWNFGGMVLAGLAFALAGGCPGRQLFLAGEGDGDAAVFVMGMIVGAGFAHNFGLASSPNGVGPHGIAAVIIGLIVCLFIGFTMRKRVS; encoded by the coding sequence ATGAAAAAAAACATTTTTGCAACTCGCTGGGGAATTATAAGCGTAGGGGCATTTATCGGTGTACTTGCCGCGCTTTTACAAAAGCTGGGAAATCCCGGCAACATGGGTGTTTGCGTTGCATGTTTTGGAAGGGATATAGCAGGAGCAATCGGATTCCATCAAGCAGGTGTGGTCCAGTACATGCGGCCGGAGATTATCGGTTTTGTTTTAGGCTCATTGCTTGCCGCCTATATTTTTAAGGAATTTCGGGCAAGGGCGGGTTCTGCGCCCATTGCAAGATTTGTACTTGGTGTTTTTGCCATGATAGGGGCTCTTGTTTTTCTGGGATGTCCCTGGCGGGCAATGCTGCGCTTAGCCGCTGGAGACGGGAATGCAATCTTTGGATTGCTCGGACTCATAGGCGGTATCTGGACAGGCACCCTTTTTCTAAAAGGCGGATATAATCTTGGGCGCGTTCAGAAAACCTATACCTCGGTGGGCTGGTTGCTCCCCTTGACCATGCTCGGTTTTCTAATACTGATGCTCATGTTTCCACAAATTAAGGGGGAGGCTAAAAGCGGGATTCTGTTTTATAGTGTAAAAGGCCCTGGCGCCATGCATGCTTTTTTGCCTGTCTCTCTGGCAACAGGACTTGCAATAGGATTTTTAGCGCAGAGGAGCCGTTTCTGTACTATGGGCGCCTTTAGGGATTTGATTCTGTTTCGACAGGCCCATCTTTTATCCGGTGTTATAGCGCTTGTAGCGTCGGCATTTATTGCAAATTTGCTTCTCCAGCAGTTTCATCCCGGATTTGTGAAACAACCGGTTGCCCATACCATGCAAATCTGGAACTTTGGCGGAATGGTACTTGCCGGTCTTGCTTTTGCCTTGGCCGGTGGATGTCCCGGGCGGCAGCTTTTTCTGGCAGGTGAAGGTGACGGTGATGCTGCTGTCTTTGTAATGGGTATGATAGTCGGAGCTGGATTCGCCCATAATTTCGGCCTGGCAAGCTCGCCGAACGGGGTGGGGCCTCACGGCATTGCCGCTGTTATTATCGGGCTTATTGTCTGTTTGTTTATAGGATTTACAATGAGAAAAAGGGTAAGTTAA
- a CDS encoding sulfurtransferase TusA family protein translates to MSIIVDAKGLSCPQPVLMTLNKIKEIKKGEIIIKVDTDTSKENVSRVAQSQGWEIADIQEKEGGYQLTIKRD, encoded by the coding sequence ATGAGTATAATTGTTGATGCCAAAGGGCTCTCCTGTCCTCAACCGGTCTTGATGACTTTAAATAAAATCAAAGAGATTAAAAAAGGGGAAATCATAATAAAGGTAGATACAGATACTTCCAAAGAGAATGTCAGCCGGGTCGCCCAAAGCCAGGGGTGGGAGATTGCTGATATTCAGGAGAAAGAGGGAGGGTATCAGCTTACTATTAAGAGGGATTAG